The following are from one region of the Desulfovibrio desulfuricans genome:
- the traT gene encoding complement resistance protein TraT — MSFIRYILMLCLAVASLCGCVRQPADAARVEVLRQGQIEEPEADVNIHPAVYVNVRDNTNKVFGLRTQVETWLQRQGYAVVPNPSEAGYILQIVVLAAGTTAPETARQVVTAGYDAPSQLSGKGGTALVADVLLVQRHVPSTQGSRRTNLKNIGKRNAVGSSQMRIALLVHQEFKTGAGMPPVFAETLAKELATSVHSANTEEAPAQPAKQ, encoded by the coding sequence ATGTCCTTTATCCGCTATATTCTGATGCTGTGCCTGGCCGTTGCCTCCCTGTGCGGGTGCGTGCGCCAACCGGCGGACGCCGCACGTGTGGAAGTGCTGCGTCAGGGCCAGATTGAGGAGCCGGAAGCCGATGTGAACATCCATCCGGCGGTTTATGTTAACGTGCGCGATAATACCAACAAGGTTTTCGGCCTGCGCACCCAGGTGGAAACATGGCTGCAACGCCAGGGCTATGCGGTAGTGCCAAACCCCAGCGAGGCTGGCTACATCCTCCAGATAGTCGTGCTTGCTGCCGGGACGACCGCACCGGAAACCGCCCGCCAGGTGGTGACTGCAGGGTATGACGCCCCCTCGCAACTGAGCGGCAAGGGCGGCACCGCCCTGGTGGCGGATGTTTTGCTGGTGCAGCGCCATGTCCCCAGCACTCAGGGTTCCCGCCGCACAAACCTCAAAAACATTGGCAAACGCAATGCCGTTGGCAGCAGCCAGATGCGCATTGCCCTGCTCGTCCATCAGGAATTCAAGACGGGCGCGGGCATGCCCCCGGTCTTTGCCGAAACGCTTGCCAAGGAACTGGCGACTTCCGTTCACAGCGCCAACACCGAAGAAGCACCAGCCCAACCCGCCAAGCAGTAA
- the thiE gene encoding thiamine phosphate synthase — protein sequence MPRILPGETDIYAITDAGLSLGRPLEEVVSALMGAGVRILQYREKKLKSGAMLEECRLLRRLTREAGACFIVNDHVDIAMLVQADGVHVGQEDLPVPAVRSLVGPEMIIGLSTHLPEQAREARSLGADYIGVGPIFATNTKEDVVDPVGYEYLDWVARNGDLPFVAIGGIKRHNIAEVARHGARCCSLVSELVGAPDIRTRVEDVRKAMREGMVG from the coding sequence ATGCCCAGAATCCTGCCTGGAGAAACGGATATTTATGCCATCACGGATGCCGGTCTTTCACTGGGAAGGCCGCTTGAAGAAGTTGTTTCCGCCCTTATGGGGGCAGGCGTGCGCATTTTGCAATATCGCGAAAAAAAACTGAAATCCGGTGCCATGCTGGAGGAATGCCGCCTATTGCGGCGGCTGACCAGGGAGGCCGGAGCCTGCTTTATCGTCAACGACCACGTGGATATCGCCATGCTGGTGCAGGCAGACGGCGTGCATGTGGGGCAGGAGGATCTGCCTGTTCCCGCCGTGCGCAGCCTCGTGGGGCCGGAAATGATCATCGGCCTTTCCACCCACCTGCCGGAGCAGGCCCGCGAAGCCCGCAGCCTCGGTGCGGACTACATCGGCGTGGGGCCGATCTTTGCCACCAACACCAAGGAAGACGTGGTCGATCCCGTTGGGTACGAGTATCTGGATTGGGTCGCCCGCAATGGGGATTTGCCCTTTGTGGCCATTGGCGGCATCAAGCGGCATAACATTGCGGAAGTCGCGCGGCACGGCGCGCGCTGCTGCTCGCTTGTGAGCGAACTGGTCGGCGCGCCCGACATCCGGACCAGAGTGGAAGATGTGCGCAAGGCCATGCGTGAAGGCATGGTGGGGTAG
- a CDS encoding glycosyltransferase family 9 protein — protein sequence METTCSAADRSGTTLVINLTRFGDLLQCQPLIEDLHCQGQAVHLVCLDNFSSAQPLLRHVERTWPLPGARLMADMDKDWRIATALLLEFARAVRSEARPDCVVNLTTTLPARLLTGLLAGGQVDGQAEIRGFCLDAHGFGQNRGIWSTFLNSGATNRLSAPFNLADMFRMVGAPHTPAAADVQPRQRLADPPGEALVAADALLAEAPPETCGFVAMQLGASEARRQWPAHFFAEVGDRLWRDRKLCPVLLGSPAERPLAEAYAQAAQGHWVDAVGKTNLTQLAALLRRSKLLFTNDTGTMHLAAGLGVPCLAIFLATAQPCDTGPYLPGCCCLEPALPCHPCPFGRPCPNNLACVTHISPRSVESLALSWLDAGRWDAAPLDLVGREARVWLTEQDDKGFMTVRCLTEHAAEDRSLWLAQQRTFWRQILDELDGAARPAAAEQGSSDTRQPEENAPSSSAHGTAHADDSAGAFSAGFSHRMAASLEQAAQLFEMLTQQGQLLGKSPKAGQLFLRNCERLQTVFDACPELRSLGAFWRELRQERGDRLDDLLELTAQLGAHFVIWRHKFTDGTSFA from the coding sequence ATGGAGACCACCTGCTCTGCGGCTGACCGCTCAGGCACCACACTGGTCATCAACCTGACGCGATTTGGCGACCTGCTGCAATGCCAGCCCCTCATTGAAGATCTGCATTGTCAGGGCCAGGCAGTGCATCTGGTGTGCCTGGACAATTTTTCCAGCGCCCAGCCCCTGCTGCGCCATGTGGAGCGCACCTGGCCCCTGCCCGGCGCGCGGCTCATGGCCGACATGGACAAGGATTGGCGCATCGCAACGGCGCTTCTGCTGGAATTTGCCCGCGCCGTCAGGAGCGAGGCCAGGCCCGACTGCGTCGTCAACCTGACCACTACCCTGCCTGCGCGGCTGCTCACTGGCCTGCTGGCTGGCGGGCAGGTGGACGGGCAGGCCGAAATTCGAGGTTTCTGCCTAGACGCGCACGGTTTTGGGCAAAACAGGGGCATCTGGTCCACATTTCTGAACAGCGGCGCTACAAACCGACTGAGCGCCCCCTTTAATCTTGCGGATATGTTCCGCATGGTGGGCGCTCCGCACACGCCAGCAGCCGCAGACGTGCAACCACGCCAGCGGCTGGCTGATCCGCCAGGGGAAGCCCTGGTTGCGGCGGACGCCCTGCTTGCCGAGGCTCCGCCAGAGACATGCGGTTTTGTGGCCATGCAGCTGGGCGCAAGCGAAGCCCGGCGGCAGTGGCCCGCACATTTTTTTGCCGAGGTGGGCGACCGGCTGTGGCGCGATCGCAAGCTCTGCCCGGTGCTGCTTGGCTCACCTGCAGAACGCCCGCTGGCCGAGGCCTATGCCCAGGCTGCCCAAGGGCATTGGGTGGATGCCGTGGGCAAAACCAACCTCACCCAACTGGCGGCACTGCTACGCCGGTCAAAATTGTTGTTTACCAACGATACCGGAACGATGCATCTAGCTGCAGGCCTTGGCGTGCCCTGCCTGGCCATATTTCTAGCCACGGCCCAGCCCTGCGACACCGGCCCCTATTTGCCCGGATGCTGCTGCCTGGAACCTGCCCTGCCCTGCCATCCCTGCCCCTTTGGCCGCCCCTGCCCCAATAATCTGGCATGTGTGACGCACATCAGCCCCCGGAGCGTGGAATCCCTCGCCCTGTCATGGCTTGACGCTGGACGATGGGATGCCGCACCGCTTGACCTTGTGGGGCGCGAGGCCCGCGTATGGCTGACGGAACAGGATGACAAGGGATTTATGACCGTGCGCTGCCTTACGGAGCACGCCGCCGAGGATCGCAGCCTCTGGCTTGCGCAGCAGCGGACTTTCTGGCGTCAGATACTTGACGAACTGGACGGCGCGGCCCGGCCCGCAGCGGCGGAGCAAGGGAGCTCGGATACACGTCAGCCTGAAGAAAATGCCCCTTCATCATCTGCACATGGCACCGCCCATGCGGACGATTCGGCTGGCGCTTTTTCTGCCGGATTTTCGCACCGTATGGCGGCATCGCTGGAGCAGGCCGCACAACTTTTTGAAATGCTTACGCAACAGGGGCAACTGTTAGGCAAAAGCCCCAAGGCAGGGCAATTGTTTTTGCGTAATTGCGAACGCCTGCAAACGGTTTTTGACGCCTGCCCCGAGCTGCGCTCGTTGGGGGCCTTCTGGCGTGAACTGCGCCAGGAACGCGGCGACCGGCTGGACGACCTGCTGGAGCTTACTGCCCAGCTTGGCGCGCATTTCGTTATCTGGCGCCATAAATTTACCGATGGCACGTCATTTGCTTAA